The Nothobranchius furzeri strain GRZ-AD chromosome 8, NfurGRZ-RIMD1, whole genome shotgun sequence genome includes a region encoding these proteins:
- the LOC139071556 gene encoding uncharacterized protein, translating into MSKDDHSHPNVMSKVQDAGDMKEERSVVSEKSETKTRKSSRERRLTPKMQELKDQELTQKEKRFKATYEKWRSNVRDIRTRLKQACSESDMYNMMDEAEKQESELKEQYDRIRLQTSPSQEIRRKIDACSAVTADLLQLMRVRLTEDEDEFDTVAERSRLRMLLDNEYARSIYGSTASRVTAPSCHNSKHLSESPSISAMRAEAAAQLAAKRAEVDMEAAIEAQRQQLRKLENQRDIDVIQARLNVYTEEEERDGTRSPPFSKVSDAHPFAHHIPDQERQVVQNETSLVKSLQESLALTRLPTPEPSVFSGDPLKFTEWSMSFKALIERRCSDPADRLFYLQKYIAGEAKSSLEGSFYRKDKEAYQQAWDRLNARYGHSFVVQRAFREKLNGWPKIGGKEYLKLREFSDFLQTCSNAMPHIKGLQALNDCEENQKILVKLPDWVTCRWNRYVTEQLDRGNDYPSFHEFASFVSKESRIACNPVSSLHALRHSAEAPPREMKRSKANTFATNVKPSIPSSSTTKSDPGQIKLGDAEKPKKWNTPTQNYNSDQCICCSENHSIHKCKRLMDMPVEDKKKCILENKLCFACLRKGHNSKDCRNRSTCSICKKSHPTPLHEDRSTAGESSIQGAVEESTSSLSCCVSGGEGGSTSMIVPVWISTLSAPDTETLVYALLDTQSSHTFVDQEVCEKLKAAMEPVKLKLSTMMGRDSVVKSQRVCKLKVRGFSSNVSINLPPAYTRDFIPLDRAHIPNCQTANKWKHLVSMAQEIPPLMDCGVGLLIGYDCSRALIPRRVITGGDYEPYAIETDLGWSIVGSAPQRVQAKDVTGFCHRVSVREMPPITPFAVIKALESDFADTKSGDRSISQEDICFLQILKERIQQNKEGHLEMPLPFKARPHLPDNKRLALVRLKHLKRKLDRDPKFKIDYVRFMEGVFKDGDAEKVENQAELGKVWYIPHQGVYHPRKPGKIRVVFDCSARYEGTSLNDHLLTGPDLTNSLTAVLCRFRKYPIAVMCDVEKMFHRFHVSEDDRDYLRFLWWENGDTNSEPREYRMKVHLFGASSSPGCANYGMKHLASQCEKEYPSAASFIQKHFYVDDGLISVKSVGEAIELVKDAQAVCAKGKLHLHKFLSNSREVLDSVEVAARATEVKNVDLNHNDLPVQRVLGIRWNIENDSFSFKVSLEEKLATRRGILSIVASLYDPLGFLAPVILEGKRVLQEMCQRGTGWDEPLPKDLKLRWETWMKDLENLERIEIQRCFIPDSLGEIQRAELHHFSDASSQGYGQCSYIRVVSRERVCCSLVMGKARVAPTKIVTIPRLELTAAVTSASVSSILREELELKIDDEYFWTDSKVVLGYINNEARRFHVFVANRVQKIRENTDARKWYYVDTGENPADHASRGLKVADLIKSNWFSGPGFLWEREIATKQATSDLLVGDPEVRTTQVLKVEAARQFDIQKHLLRFSRWATAVNVIARIQRLAKRIRTAEPLNVEERKQAAQTLVKLAQQDAFQEELNTLSQKLGRLPCNHPLFQLDPFLQDGIMRVGGRLRKASVPLELRHPVILPKDGAVTNLIIAHHHTKIQHQGRGQTLNALRVNGYWIAGGSKAVAQYIRQCVQCRKARAPPEEQRMADLPSDRVDPTPPFTYCGMDCFGPFHTKQGRKDQKRYGLLFTCFCSRAVHIEMLEAHGSAKSGQ; encoded by the coding sequence ATGTCTAAAGATGACCATAGTCATCCTAATGTTATGTCAAAAGTCCAAGATGCAGGGGATATGAAAGAGGAAAGAAGTGTAGTGTCTGAGAAATCTGagacaaaaacaagaaaatccTCTCGTGAAAGGCGATTAACACCAAAAATGCAGGAACTGAAAGATCAAGAGTTAACTCAAAAGGAGAAGAGGTTCAAAGCAACATATGAGAAGTGGAGAAGCAACGTAAGAGACATTCGCACAAGGTTAAAGCAAGCATGCTCTGAGAGTGACATGTATAATATGATGGATGAGGCTGAGAAGCAAGAGTCTGAATTAAAGGAACAGTATGACAGAATTCGACTCCAAACCTCACCAAGTCAAGAAATTCGAAGAAAGATTGATGCATGCTCAGCTGTGACAGCCGACTTGCTGCAGCTGATGAGAGTACGTCTCACTGAAGATGAAGATGAGTTTGACACAGTGGCAGAAAGATCAAGGTTACGCATGCTACTTGATAATGAATATGCTAGGTCCATATATGGATCCACAGCTTCCAGAGTTACTGCACCCAGCTGTCACAATTCTAAACATCTCTCAGAGTCACCTAGCATTTCGGCTATGAGGGCGGAAGCGGCTGCTCAGCTGGCTGCAAAGAGAGCTGAAGTTGATATGGAAGCTGCCATCGAAGCTCAACGTCAGCAGTTGAGAAAACTGGAAAACCAGAGGGACATTGATGTAATTCAGGCAAGGCTAAATGtctacactgaagaagaggaaagGGATGGGACACGCAGTCCTCCATTCAGCAAAGTGAGTGATGCACACCCCTTCGCTCACCACATCCCAGATCAAGAACGGCAGGTTGTGCAAAACGAGACATCATTGGTCAAATCGCTACAAGAGTCATTAGCTCTCACCCGCTTGCCAACTCCAGAACCTTCTGTATTCTCGGGTGATCCTCTGAAGTTTACAGAATGGAGCATGAGCTTCAAAGCCCTCATAGAGAGACGATGCTCTGACCCTGCAGACAGGCTATTCTACCTGCAAAAGTACATAGCAGGCGAGGCAAAATCTTCTCTTGAAGGCAGCTTCTACAGAAAAGATAAAGAAGCCTATCAACAGGCATGGGATAGGTTAAATGCTAGATATGGCCATTCCTTTGTAGTACAGCGGGCTTTCAGAGAGAAGTTAAATGGGTGGCCGAAGATTGGAGGAAAGGAATATCTCAAGCTAAGAGAGTTCAGTGATTTCCTCCAAACATGTAGTAATGCAATGCCCCACATAAAGGGCTTACAGGCTCTTAACGACTGCGAGGAGAATCAGAAAATATTAGTCAAGCTTCCTGATTGGGTGACATGTAGATGGAACCGTTACGTTACAGAGCAGCTAGATCGGGGCAACGACTATCCAAGCTTTCATGAGTTTGCTTCCTTTGTCTCTAAGGAGTCACGCATAGCATGCAATCCAGTGTCATCCTTACATGCCTTAAGGCACTCTGCAGAGGCACCACCAAGAGAAATGAAGCGTTCAAAAGCAAACACGTTTGCCACAAATGTGAAACCTTCAATTCCATCAAGCTCCACCACCAAATCTGACCCTGGTCAAATCAAGTTGGGAGATGCAGAGAAACCAAAGAAATGGAACACACCAACACAAAATTACAATAGTGACCAGTGTATCTGCTGTAGTGAGAACCATTCCATACATAAATGCAAGAGGCTTATGGACATGCCTGTAGAGGATAAGAAAAAATGCATACTTGAAAATAAGTTGTGTTTTGCATGTCTAAGAAAGGGTCACAATTCTAAAGACTGTAGAAACAGGTCCACATGTAGCATATGCAAAAAGAGTCACCCAACGCCATTGCATGAAGATCGTTCTACAGCAGGAGAATCATCAATTCAGGGTGCAGTGGAAGAAAGCACgtcatctttatcatgttgtgtgAGTGGAGGTGAAGGTGGGAGTACGTCGATGATAGTCCCAGTGTGGATCTCAACACTTAGTGCTCCGGACACTGAAACCCTAGTGTATGCACTATTGGACACTCAAAGTAGTCACACATTTGTTGATCAGGAGGTGTGCGAAAAGCTAAAAGCAGCAATGGAACCAGTGAAACTTAAACTTTCCACCATGATGGGGAGAGACTCAGTCGTGAAGAGTCAAAGAGTATGCAAGCTCAAAGTTAGAGGATTTTCCTCAAACGTTTCAATCAATTTGCCTCCAGCCTACACAAGGGACTTCATTCCTCTTGACCGTGCACATATTCCCAATTGTCAGACAGCCAACAAATGGAAACACCTTGTAAGCATGGCCCAAGAGATACCCCCGTTGATGGACTGTGGTGTTGGATTGTTGATTGGATATGACTGCTCCAGAGCGTTAATTCCAAGAAGGGTCATCACTGGGGGCGACTATGAGCCTTATGCTATTGAGACGGATCTTGGTTGGAGCATTGTGGGAAGCGCACCACAGCGTGTGCAAGCTAAAGATGTGACTGGTTTTTGCCATCGAGTGTCTGTCAGAGAGATGCCACCCATAACGCCATTTGCTGTCATCAAGGCCCTAGAGTCCGATTTTGCAGACACAAAATCTGGTGACAGAAGCATATCTCAAGAAGATATATGCTTCCTGCAGATCTTGAAAGAGAGGATCCAACAAAATAAGGAGGGTCACCTGGAGATGCCTCTCCCTTTCAAAGCACGTCCACATCTCCCAGACAACAAAAGGCTGGCATTAGTACGGTTGAAGCATCTAAAGAGGAAGCTGGACAGAGATCCCAAATTCAAAATAGACTACGTGAGATTTATGGAAGGTGTCTTCAAGGATGGAGATGCAGAGAAAGTGGAAAACCAAGCAGAGCTGGGGAAAGTGTGGTATATCCCACATCAAGGAGTTTACCACCCCAGAAAACCAGGCAAAATCAGAGTGGTTTTCGACTGCTCTGCAAGGTATGAAGGCACCTCCTTAAACGACCATCTGCTAACAGGACCTGACCTCACAAATAGCCTAACAGCTGTGCTGTGCCGCTTCCGTAAATATCCCATCGCAGTCATGTGtgatgtggagaaaatgttccACAGGTTTCATGTGAGCGAGGATGATAGAGACTACCTGCGATTTCTCTGGTGGGAAAATGGAGACACAAACTCAGAACCCAGAGAGTACCGCATGAAGGTTCACCTGTTTGGAGCATCATCCTCCCCTGGCTGTGCCAATTATGGCATGAAACACCTTGCCAGCCAATGTGAGAAAGAGTACCCCTCCGCAGCTAGCTTCATCCAGAAACATTTCTATGTCGACGATGGTCTCATAAGTGTAAAGTCGGTGGGTGAGGCAATTGAACTGGTCAAAGATGCCCAAGCTGTGTGTGCCAAAGGAAAGCTGCACCTTCACAAATTTCTCTCCAACAGTCGAGAGGTCCTTGACTCAGTGGAGGTTGCAGCGCGTGCTACGGAGGTGAAGAATGTTGATCTTAATCACAATGATTTGCCAGTTCAAAGAGTACTAGGTATAAGGTggaacattgaaaatgatagcttcTCCTTCAAGGTGTCACTTGAGGAGAAACTGGCAACGCGCCGAGGGATCCTCTCAATTGTGGCCTCCTTGTATGACCCTTTGGGGTTTCTAGCCCCAGTCATTCTTGAAGGGAAAAGAGTGCTGCAAGAGATGTGTCAGAGAGGCACAGGGTGGGATGAGCCACTACCCAAAGACTTGAAGTTAAGGTGGGAGACTTGGATGAAGGATTTGGAGAACCTGGAAAGAATTGAAATTCAAAGATGCTTCATACCTGACAGCCTTGGTGAGATTCAGAGAGCCGAGCTTCACCATTTCTCTGATGCAAGCAGTCAAGGGTATGGCCAGTGCTCTTACATCAGAGTAGTAAGCAGAGAAAGGGTATGCTGCTCCTTGGTCATGGGCAAGGCGAGGGTTGCACCAACCAAAATAGTCACCATACCGAGGCTAGAATTAACTGCAGCAGTAACCTcggcatctgtgagcagcatattaAGGGAGGAGCTAGAGCTCAAGATTGATGACGAATATTTTTGGACAGACTCAAAGGTCGTGCTTGGTTACATCAATAATGAAGCAAGAAGGTTCCATGTGTTCGTGGCAAATCGTGTTCAGAAAATTCGAGAAAACACAGATGCACGGAAATGGTATTATGTGGACACAGGAGAAAACCCTGCTGATCATGCATCGAGAGGCCTCAAAGTAGCTGACCTCATCAAGTCAAATTGGTTCTCTGGCCCAGGCTTTCTATGGGAAAGAGAGATAGCCACCAAACAGGCTACTTCAGATTTGCTGGTGGGAGACCCAGAGGTGAGGACTACTCAGGTGTTGAAGGTTGAGGCAGCAAGACAGTTTGACATCCAGAAGCATCTGCTGCGGTTCTCAAGATGGGCTACAGCTGTCAACGTCATTGCTCGTATCCAGCGGCTGGCAAAGAGGATCAGGACCGCTGAACCTTTAAACGTGGAAGAGAGAAAACAAGCTGCACAGACTCTTGTCAAGCTTGCACAACAAGATGCCTTTCAAGAGGAGTTAAACACACTCAGCCAGAAACTAGGAAGGCTGCCTTGCAACCACCCACTCTTTCAGCTTGACCCATTCCTCCAAGATGGCATAATGAGAGTAGGAGGAAGATTAAGGAAGGCATCTGTGCCTCTCGAGTTAAGACACCCTGTGATCCTTCCTAAAGATGGTGCTGTTACAAACCTCATCATCGCACACCATCATACCAAGATACAACACCAAGGCAGAGGACAAACCCTCAATGCACTCAGAGTCAATGGTTACTGGATCGCTGGTGGAAGTAAGGCTGTGGCCCAATACATCAGGCAGTGCGTACAGTGTAGGAAAGCCCGCGCGCCACCAGAGGAGCAACGAATGGCAGATCTACCTAGTGACCGTGTTGATCCCACACCACCATTCACTTATTGTGGTATGGACTGCTTTGGTCCTTTTCACACCAAACAGGGTCGCAAAGATCAAAAACGGTACGGCCTCCTCTTCACATGTTTTTGCTCAAGGGCAGTGCATATAGAGATGCTGGAGGCGCATGGGAGCGCCAAATCCGGACAGTGA